The following is a genomic window from Solanum stenotomum isolate F172 unplaced genomic scaffold, ASM1918654v1 scaffold2352, whole genome shotgun sequence.
gtttaattattgGTATTCAGAATCAACTATGATCTAATtgattcaaattcatcaaagCATAATTATTTTCTAACTTAAAATTCTTATCAAAGATAGAAAAATCTTATTATTTCCTCTATATCTCGGGAAAATAACAACTTATTAATAAGTGGACTAAAGATGAGCTATTGTACGgtcaaaattatgttttttttaaggAATATATTCTACTAACTAATAGTAATATATTACTTATAATAATTTCAACCTGTATTTCTTATCTTTttactctaacggaagactaaataggaaTACGTGGGGCAATCTTATCCGTCggatcggtggataagattatgacacgtgtatgtccgttaatataaagggtatatatgttctagtttttggacggtaggggcaccaatgtcccaaaaagaTGCGGaggatatctgcataccatttacgatagttcaaggtatatttgtcctttttccctttttcatttatgtcatttcatCGATCttctttatataaattaaaattaattattttatgtgtCATATAACCGatctttccttcttctttttacatgaaaaaacatttttaagtATTCACTGTCTGTATCAACTCAACTAATGATATGGcatgtgaaaataataatttttgtaccctaaaaaacaaaatattcttgtcattttagtttttgtatGTACCATTTTGGATTTTCAACatcataataatgaaaaaaactaTCCAACTTtaccaagaaaaataaaataaaaggaaaaatttatttatttatttttagtaagagAAAGATCAACATGTACTATAAATGACGAGAGAGAGTTggtcggatggtaagcacccctcacttccaacctgaaggttgcgagttcgagtcacctaAGGAGCAAAAGGAGTGGGAGCTCCTAAGGGGAGagggttaaaaaaaataaaattactataaatctttttttgatttcttatcctgtatttgatatttattttgaaatttgattgcCCGACATTCGTTGAAAAGCATTTGAAGAACAAAGCACCCTATTAAAAGAGTtttcattctcaaaatttaaatccaaaatgatgaaatataaaCATGTACTTACTATCTCATCACGATCCTTCGTGAAGAATAACCAGCTGTGTgtagattctttttttttcctcttttattcttgtattttgtaccaataaattaattttcatttttagttttatttttttggttttttgtgAGGGTCACCACTTTTCTTTGTCAAGTCATTGCACTACTATGCATCCCACATGGGCTTGTCCACATTAGTGGGCCTATTATCAAATTGTCAcatcaaatatttatagattCTAGAATTTACATCTCTATGACTATAGATACTTTTTTCGTTTTCTCCGTGATTCtgtatttatattgaaattcgACTAAGCTCAAATTAGCATATACAAAGATAATTTCTCACAGATGTTCCTAGTTCATATctttgattaaaaatgaaatgactTCAATCATATTATCATAACTCAcgaaatatctttatttttatatacataagaataagtttGTGTTGTCATGTCAAAGCCACTTGTGGAAATTGAAAAGACaagtataaattattatttttttcttttttttttggtcaatttagtaaaagtttaagtttgacaGAAACACTTTAATTTTATCTCAACGTATTATTAAACACTTCAATTTTGAGAATGCATATTTAGTCATCACAATCCGTCCACACTATGTCTCATGTACACTCAATGTTAatgtgacacataaattttaaaagtatctagattatcattttataaGTTGAAATTTAAATGTATAAGACGTGCTTtctcaaaattgaaatatttagtAGTTAATTAAAACTAAATAGAAGTGTATGTGTTATGCTTCAAATTCTATTATGTCTAGATTAATGATATAGACTGCGAGTCAATTCAAATATTTGAGATCTTTTTCCTTTGAATAAGACCTTAATTTCAGCGAAGATTTCAATAGATATCTTACGACTAGAATTGAATAGATACATTGGATACAAATAAACTTATCAATCATCTCCCCTTTCATGTAATTGATCtatattataaagaaaatatgaCCGATTAACCAACCAATGAAGAAAAGTAAAAATCTTCTTGGTGCTTTTAAAGTTTCTCTTCTTGATGAGATTGATATTGATGATGGTGACAATATCNTTTCATTTATGTCGTTTCATCGAgcttctaaaaatatattatacaaattaaaattaattatttgatgtGTCATATAACCGGatctttccttcttctttttacacgaaaaaacatttttaattattcaCTTTGTCTGTATCAACTCAACTAATGATATGgcatgtaaaaataataattttgtaccctaaaaaaaaaaaaattcttgtcattttagtttttgtatGTACCATTTTggattttcaaatcaatttcaacatcataataatgaaaaaactaTCCAactaaaaacaagaaaaataacataaaaggaaaaatttatttatttattttttgtaagaGAAAGATCAACATTTAcaataaatctttttttattttttatttattttgaaatttgattattcGACCTTCGCTGAAAAGCCTTTGAAGAATAAAGCAGAGTTTccattctcaaaatttaaatccAAAACGATGAAATATAACAGGTACTTGCCATCTCATCACGATCCTAGAAGAATAACCAGCTGTgtagattcattttttttcctcttttaatCTTGGATTTTGTAccaagaaattaatttttatttttatttttatttttttggtcttttgTGAGGGTCACCACTTTTCTTGGTCAAGTCATTGCACTACTATGCATCCCACATGGGCTTGTCCATAATTGTGGGCCTATTATCAAATTGTCACATCAAATATTCATAGTTTTTAGAATTTACATCTCTATATATACTTTTTTCGATTTTCATTCGTGGttcaatattcatattaaaatttcactaagtccgAATAAGCATATTGCAAGGTTAATTTCTAATAATAGCCCTCCTAACTCAAGatctctaattaaaaataaaataatttcaatcatCTGATCATAAGTCACGTCGAAACATCTttatatattactccctccgtccctatttacttgtccatatttccttttttggttgtccctatttagttgtccattttgacaaatcaagaaaggacaacaaattttttcctattatacccttatttacacttcttgaaaattgtaaaagtgtatgttgtttccctccaatttatttcactttaattcaaataagtggttgtaattttgaagtgaaaagttgtcataagggtaaaattgtaacttcactgtgctaatcattgttgccttaatctgtgtgccatttctaaagtggacaactaaaaagggacggagggagtatataatatgtatacataagaataagtttGTGTTGTCATGTCAAAGCCACTTGTGGAAATTGAAAAGACAagtataaattctttttttttcatttttttttgggtcaatttTGTAAAAGTTTGAGtttgacataatatataaataaacacTTTAAGTTGATCCCAACAGACTTTAATACTTCAATTTTGAGAATGCATATTTAATCATCACAATCCATCTCGTGAACACTCAACGTTAATGtgacacaaattttaaaagtatctAGCTGATCATTTTATAAGTTGGAATGTTCAATTGACAGACGATTTTAAATGTCTATGAAGTGAATTGAAATATTTAGTAgtaaattaaaactaaattttagTGTCCGTGTGTTATGCTTCAAATTCTATTATGTCTAGATTAATGATATAGACTGCGAGTCAATTCAAATATTTGAGATCTTTTCCTTTGAATAAGACCTTAATTTCAGTGACGATTTCAATAGATATCTTACGACTAGAATTGAATAGATACATTGGATACAAATAAACTTATCAATCATCTCCCCTTTCATGTAATTGATCtatattataaagaaaatatgaCCGATTAACCAACCAATGAAGAAAAGTAAAAATCTTCTTGGTGCTTTTAAAGTTTCTCTTCTTGATGAGATTGATATTGATGATGGTGacaatatcatcgataaacaatCATAAACTTAATTTGAAGCTAGAGCCGCGAACTAGAATGAATGAACTAactataaatatgaaaataaatttcaGATCACCCTTTGAATCGACAATCTATTCTAAGTAAGACGAAATTTTGGATTTGACAAAAGAGTCCTCCGAATATTTTGGTCTTACACCCAATGTGATCACACATTGGGGGCCAGagtgtacacaaaccttacccctaccatTGCCAAAAAGATGTTAAATACTTATCCACGCGGGGTGTAGGCTGATGAACAAGTTCAAAACTGATCCTAAATCACATATATGTGCAAAAGTTCATCTCCAGATATCAACTTTACAGCAACATTTTACAGATCACAAGGTGAAACCAGACTGATTGTGCTCCTAATTGTCTACCTTTGATAGTATCTCCAGCTTATTACACTCACTAGCAAACTAACATGTATAGGCACGATAcattattattaagaaaaacgAGATGGGCAATGGTTTTTCCATGAGATAAACTTGATACTCGATGCATAACCAAGATCCTGTACGTATAACGTATATGTATCACTTTGAAAGATAGAGATGGAACTCTGTggagaacaagaagaaaaagggaAGTACTATACATGCAGGAAAATGAAGGACTAACTTAAGCTCTTGGATAGCGCGATCGTCCTTTTTTCCTGAGGAACTCAGGAATTTCCACTGAACCACCTTCCAAAAAGGACGCAGGTCGTCTGTTAGTTCCAAGTGAAGCATCTCCCTGTGTTAGTTGGTTTCCCTGTTAGTCGAACATCGTGGAATGTGTATCACAAAATGATCGTCAAAACCAAAGATTTTCACATGTAGTGTAGATGTGAAGGGAGAGGGTGGAAGAGAGGAATACCTGAAGGGGCCTCATATCACTTTCTTCTTGGCGTTTGAAACCA
Proteins encoded in this region:
- the LOC125851218 gene encoding cell division protein FtsZ homolog 2-2, chloroplastic-like; this translates as MVSLIIIHVMQVSITLIATGFKRQEESDMRPLQGNQLTQGDASLGTNRRPASFLEGGSVEIPEFLRKKGRSRYPRA